The Camelus dromedarius isolate mCamDro1 chromosome 1, mCamDro1.pat, whole genome shotgun sequence genome has a window encoding:
- the KIAA0232 gene encoding uncharacterized protein KIAA0232 homolog isoform X1 — protein sequence MRPVCTVVVGGLPSGSSSGSSPGPVPASEMSLLHALGPVQTWLGQELEKCGIDAMIYTRYVLSLLLHDSYDYDLQEQENDIFLGWEKGAYKKWGKSKKKCSDLTLEEMKKQAAVQCLRSASDESSGIETLVEELCSRLKDLQSKQEEKIHKKLEGSPSPEAELSPTAKDQVEMYYEAFPPLSEKPVCLQEIMTVWNKSKVCSYSSSSSSSTAPPASTDTSSPKDCNSEGEAAKERRSDVPTTVHEKAQSKSHSEKEATFRDGTGAEKPALYRKQTRHKPEGKGRPRSWSSGSSEAGSSSSGNQGEPKASVKCVKVRHKTREIRNRKGRNGQSRLSLKHGEKAERSLQAGGGSSSSSGSVKQLCRRGRRPLKEPGRRDTGSTEGRDLCAESRNDREYKEEPLWYTEPIAEYFVPLSRKSKLETTYRNRQDTSDLTSEAVDELSESVHGLCISNNNIHKTYLAAGTFIDGHFVEMPAVINEDLDLTGTSFCSLPEDNRYLDDIHLSELTHFYEVDIDQSMLDPGASETMQGESRILNMIRQKSKEKTDFEAECCIVLDGMELQGERAIWTDSTSSVGAEGFFLQDLGNLAQFWECCSSSSGDADGESFGGDSPIRLSPILDSTALSPHLLAGNQELFSDINEGSGINSCFSVFEVQCSNSVLPFSFETLNLGNENTDSSANMLGKTQSRLLIWTKNSAFEENEHCSNLSTRTCSPWSHSEETRSDNETLNIQFEESTQFNADDINYVVPRVSSNYVDEELLDFLQDETCQQNRTLGEIPTLVFKKKSKLESVCGIQLEQKPENKTFETTHVCSESSPHGDGYSSGVIKDIWTKMADRNSVATVETERIDDELFSTDVNNYCCCLDAEAEVEPLQEPSKAVQRSEYHLWEGQKENLEKGAFVSGELSKVDGGDYTTPSKPWDVAQDKENSFILGGVYGELKSFNSDGEWAVVPPGHTKGSLLQCAASDVVTIAGTDVFMTPGNSFAPGHRQLWKPFMSFEQNDQPKTGENGLNKGFSFIFHEDLLGACGNFQVEDPGLEYSFSSFDLSNPFSQVLHVECSFEPEGIASFSPSFKPKSILCSDSDSEVFHPRICGVDRTQYRAIRISPRTHFRPISASELSPGGGSESEFESEKDEAAIPIPSQVDAFEDPQADLKPLEEDAEKEGHYYGKLELESGKFLPRLKKSGMEKSAQTSLDSQEESAGILPGGKQNPCLECSMNDALEIDLESSEANCKIMAQCEEEINNFCSCKAGCQLPAYEDNPVSSGQLHEMGKKEKEERSEILHHTTAVVLRFLLPVLNTDVQGMNTSQEKQTWWEKALYSPLFPASECEECYTNAKGENGIEEYPDVKEIPSNEERLLDFNRVSSVYEARCTGERNSGAKSNGFRRKMYSSASSNSEDTGSEGGGEWVDPSEEDLFSRTHL from the exons GAGAATGACATCTTCCTGGGCTGGGAAAAAGGAGCTTATAAGAAATGgggaaagagtaagaaaaagtGCTCAGACCTAACTCTAGAAGAGATGAAAAAGCAGGCTGCTGTCCAGTGTCTTCGATCTGCTTCTGATGAA AGCTCTGGTATCGAGACTTTAGTGGAGGAGCTCTGCTCCAGGCTGAAAGACCTTCAGAGTAAGCAAG AAGAGAAGATTCACAAAAAATTAGAGGGGTCTCCCTCTCCAGAGGCAGAATTATCCCCTACAGCAAAGGATCAAGTGGAAAT GTACTATGAAGCATTCCCACCACTTTCTGAGAAACCAGTTTGCCTGCAAGAAATCATGACTGTGTGGAACAAGTCTAAAGTCTGTTCTTACTCTAGCTCTTCTTCGTCATCCACAGCCCCGCCAGCTAGCACAGACACGTCCTCCCCCAAGGACTGCAACAGCGAAGGTGAGGCCGCCAAGGAGAGACGCAGTGATGTGCCCACCACCGTGCACGAGAAAGCCCAGAGCAAAAGTCACAGCGAGAAGGAGGCCACGTTTAGGGATGGCACAGGTGCAGAGAAGCCTGCTCTGTACAGAAAGCAGACTCGACACAAGCCCGAAGGGAAGGGCCGCCCTCGCTCCTGGTCTTCCGGCTCCAGCGAGGCAGGCTCGAGCTCCAGTGGTAACCAGGGAGAGCCGAAGGCATCCGTGAAGTGCGTGAAAGTGAGGCACAAGACACGGGAAATTCGAAACAGAAAAGGGCGGAACGGGCAGAGCAGGCTCTCACTGAAGCATGGCGAGAAGGCGGAGAGGAGCCTGCAGGCCgggggcggcagcagcagcagcagcgggtCCGTCAAGCAGCTGTGCAGGCGGGGTAGGAGGCCGCTGAAGGAGCCGGGGCGAAGAGACACTGGGAGCACTGAGGGGAGGGACCTGTGTGCAGAAAGCAGGAACGACAGAGAGTACAAGGAGGAGCCGCTGTGGTACACCGAGCCGATTGCGgagtattttgttcctttgagCAGAAAAAGTAAACTAGAGACCACATACCGAAACAGACAAGACACAAGTGATCTGACATCTGAGGCAGTAGATGAATTGTCTGAATCAGTGCACGGTCTGTGTATCAGCAACAATAATATTCATAAAACATACCTCGCAGCGGGTACTTTCATTGATGGTCATTTTGTAGAAATGCCTGCAGTTATAAATGAGGACCTTGACCTCACTGGGACCTCATTCTGTTCTCTACCAGAGGACAACAGATACTTGGATGATATTCATCTGTCAGAATTAACGCACTTCTATGAAGTGGATATTGACCAATCCATGTTGGATCCTGGTGCCTCAGAAACAATGCAAGGAGAAAGTCGGATTTTGAATATGATTcgacagaaaagcaaagagaaaacagattttgaggCAGAATGTTGCATAGTGttagatggaatggagttgcaaggGGAACGTGCAATATGGACAGATTCCACCAGCTCTGTGGGCGCCGAGGGCTTCTTCCTACAAGACCTTGGCAATCTGGCTCAGTTTTGGGAGTGCTGTTCGTCCAGCTCTGGCGATGCCGATGGAGAGAGCTTTGGAGGAGACTCTCCTATTAGACTCTCCCCGATCTTAGACAGCACGGCGCTCAGTCCACATTTGCTTGCTGGCAATCAAGAGCTCTTTTCAGATATTAATGAAGGATCTGGCATAaactcttgtttttcagtgtttGAAGTGCAATGCAGTAATTCtgttttaccattttcttttgaaacactcaatttgggaaatgaaaatacagattctAGTGCTAATATGCTTGGGAAAACACAGTCTAGATTGCTAATATGGACCAAAAATAGTGCctttgaagaaaatgaacactGTTCTAATCTTTCAACGAGAACTTGTAGTCCATGGTCCCATTCAGAAGAAACACGTTCAGACAATGAGACATTAAATATTCAGTTTGAAGAATCCACACAGTTTAATGCAGATGATATTAATTATGTAGTTCCTAGAGTCTCGTCAAATTATGTAGATGAAGAACTTCTAGATTTTTTGCAAGATGAAACTTGCCAGCAAAACAGAACTTTAGGAGAAATTCCAACgttggttttcaaaaaaaaatctaaactagAATCTGTCTGTGGTATTCAGCTggaacaaaaaccagaaaacaaaaccttTGAAACTACACATGTTTGTAGTGAAAGCAGTCCTCATGGAGATGGCTACAGCTCAGGGGTAATTAAAGACATTTGGACAAAGATGGCAGACAGAAACTCTGTAGCTACGGTAGAAACAGAGAGAATTGATGACGAGTTGTTTTCGACAGATGTAAATAACTACTGCTGCTGTTTGGACGCCGAAGCTGAAGTGGAGCCACTCCAGGAGCCCAGTAAGGCCGTGCAGAGATCAGAGTACCACCTGTGGGAGGGGCAGAAGGAGAACCTGGAGAAGGGGGCTTTTGTTTCTGGTGAGCTGTCAAAGGTGGACGGCGGTGATTATACCACCCCCTCTAAACCTTGGGATGTGGCCCAGGATAAAGAGAACTCCTTCATTCTCGGAGGAGTTTATGGAGAGCTCAAATCCTTTAACAGCGATGGGGAGTGGGCAGTTGTGCCGCCCGGCCACACGAAAGGAAGTTTGTTACAGTGTGCAGCTTCCGACGTGGTGACAATAGCTGGTACAGATGTCTTTATGACCCCAGGGAACAGCTTTGCTCCTGGCCACAGGCAGTTATGGAAGCCCTTCATGTCATTTGAACAGAATGATCAGCCGAAGACTGGGGAAAATGGGTTGAATAAGggattttcttttatcttccatGAAGACTTACTAGGAGCTTGTGGTAACTTTCAAGTTGAAGATCCTGGACTTGAATATTCATTCTCTTCCTTTGACTTAAGCAATCCATTTTCACAAGTTCTTCATGTAGAATGTTCATTTGAACCTGAAGGGATTGCATCTTTCAGCCCTAGTTTTAAACCGAAATCAATCCTCTGCTCTGATTCAGACAGTGAAGTGTTCCACCCCAGGATATGTGGCGTTGACAGAACACAGTACAGGGCCATCCGCATCTCTCCTAGGACTCACTTTCGCCCAATTTCTGCATCTGAACTGTCCCCAGGAGGAGGAAGCGAGTCAGAATTTGAATCTGAAAAAGATGAAGCAGCCATTCCCATTCCTTCTCAAGTTGATGCATTTGAAGATCCACAGGCAGATCTCAAACCACTGgaagaagatgcagagaaagaagGCCATTACTATGGAAAATTAGAGCTTGAGTCTGGAAAATTCCTTCCCAGGTTAAAAAAGTCCGGAATGGAAAAGAGTGCTCAGACATCACTGGATTCCCAGGAGGAATCAGCTGGGATTCTGCCAGGAGGAAAGCAGAATCCGTGTTTGGAGTGTAGCATGAATGACGCTCTGGAAATCGATCTAGAAAGCTCAGAAGCAAATTGTAAAATAATGGCACAATGTGAggaagaaattaataatttttgcAGTTGCAAAGCAGGTTGTCAGTTGCCTGCTTATGAAGATAACCCAGTTTCTTCAGGACAGCTGCACGAG atggggaagaaagaaaaagaggaaagaagcgAGATTCTGCATCATACCACTGCCGTAGTCCTTCGCTTTCTA TTGCCTGTATTGAACACTGATGTACAAGGAATGAATACAAGTCAAGAAAAACAGACCTGGTGGGAAAAAGCCTTGTACTCTCCTCTTTTTCCTGCGTCAGAGTGTGAAG AATGTTATACAAATGCCAAGGGAGAGAATGGTATAGAAGAATATCCAGATGTTAAAGAAATACCCAGTAATGAAGAGCGTCTGTTAGATTTTAATAGG GTGTCTTCTGTTTATGAAGCAAGGTGTACAGGAGAGAGAAATTCTGGAGCAAAATCAAACGGCTTCCGCAGAAAGATGTACTCCAGCGCCAGCTCCAACTCGGAGGACACGGGCTCGGAAGGCGGAGGCGAGTGGGTGGACCCCAGCGAAGAGGACCTCTTTTCTCGAACTCATCTCTAA
- the KIAA0232 gene encoding uncharacterized protein KIAA0232 homolog isoform X2 translates to MRPVCTVVVGGLPSGSSSGSSPGPVPASEMSLLHALGPVQTWLGQELEKCGIDAMIYTRYVLSLLLHDSYDYDLQEQENDIFLGWEKGAYKKWGKSKKKCSDLTLEEMKKQAAVQCLRSASDESSGIETLVEELCSRLKDLQSKQEEKIHKKLEGSPSPEAELSPTAKDQVEMYYEAFPPLSEKPVCLQEIMTVWNKSKVCSYSSSSSSSTAPPASTDTSSPKDCNSEGEAAKERRSDVPTTVHEKAQSKSHSEKEATFRDGTGAEKPALYRKQTRHKPEGKGRPRSWSSGSSEAGSSSSGNQGEPKASVKCVKVRHKTREIRNRKGRNGQSRLSLKHGEKAERSLQAGGGSSSSSGSVKQLCRRGRRPLKEPGRRDTGSTEGRDLCAESRNDREYKEEPLWYTEPIAEYFVPLSRKSKLETTYRNRQDTSDLTSEAVDELSESVHGLCISNNNIHKTYLAAGTFIDGHFVEMPAVINEDLDLTGTSFCSLPEDNRYLDDIHLSELTHFYEVDIDQSMLDPGASETMQGESRILNMIRQKSKEKTDFEAECCIVLDGMELQGERAIWTDSTSSVGAEGFFLQDLGNLAQFWECCSSSSGDADGESFGGDSPIRLSPILDSTALSPHLLAGNQELFSDINEGSGINSCFSVFEVQCSNSVLPFSFETLNLGNENTDSSANMLGKTQSRLLIWTKNSAFEENEHCSNLSTRTCSPWSHSEETRSDNETLNIQFEESTQFNADDINYVVPRVSSNYVDEELLDFLQDETCQQNRTLGEIPTLVFKKKSKLESVCGIQLEQKPENKTFETTHVCSESSPHGDGYSSGVIKDIWTKMADRNSVATVETERIDDELFSTDVNNYCCCLDAEAEVEPLQEPSKAVQRSEYHLWEGQKENLEKGAFVSGELSKVDGGDYTTPSKPWDVAQDKENSFILGGVYGELKSFNSDGEWAVVPPGHTKGSLLQCAASDVVTIAGTDVFMTPGNSFAPGHRQLWKPFMSFEQNDQPKTGENGLNKGFSFIFHEDLLGACGNFQVEDPGLEYSFSSFDLSNPFSQVLHVECSFEPEGIASFSPSFKPKSILCSDSDSEVFHPRICGVDRTQYRAIRISPRTHFRPISASELSPGGGSESEFESEKDEAAIPIPSQVDAFEDPQADLKPLEEDAEKEGHYYGKLELESGKFLPRLKKSGMEKSAQTSLDSQEESAGILPGGKQNPCLECSMNDALEIDLESSEANCKIMAQCEEEINNFCSCKAGCQLPAYEDNPVSSGQLHELPVLNTDVQGMNTSQEKQTWWEKALYSPLFPASECEECYTNAKGENGIEEYPDVKEIPSNEERLLDFNRVSSVYEARCTGERNSGAKSNGFRRKMYSSASSNSEDTGSEGGGEWVDPSEEDLFSRTHL, encoded by the exons GAGAATGACATCTTCCTGGGCTGGGAAAAAGGAGCTTATAAGAAATGgggaaagagtaagaaaaagtGCTCAGACCTAACTCTAGAAGAGATGAAAAAGCAGGCTGCTGTCCAGTGTCTTCGATCTGCTTCTGATGAA AGCTCTGGTATCGAGACTTTAGTGGAGGAGCTCTGCTCCAGGCTGAAAGACCTTCAGAGTAAGCAAG AAGAGAAGATTCACAAAAAATTAGAGGGGTCTCCCTCTCCAGAGGCAGAATTATCCCCTACAGCAAAGGATCAAGTGGAAAT GTACTATGAAGCATTCCCACCACTTTCTGAGAAACCAGTTTGCCTGCAAGAAATCATGACTGTGTGGAACAAGTCTAAAGTCTGTTCTTACTCTAGCTCTTCTTCGTCATCCACAGCCCCGCCAGCTAGCACAGACACGTCCTCCCCCAAGGACTGCAACAGCGAAGGTGAGGCCGCCAAGGAGAGACGCAGTGATGTGCCCACCACCGTGCACGAGAAAGCCCAGAGCAAAAGTCACAGCGAGAAGGAGGCCACGTTTAGGGATGGCACAGGTGCAGAGAAGCCTGCTCTGTACAGAAAGCAGACTCGACACAAGCCCGAAGGGAAGGGCCGCCCTCGCTCCTGGTCTTCCGGCTCCAGCGAGGCAGGCTCGAGCTCCAGTGGTAACCAGGGAGAGCCGAAGGCATCCGTGAAGTGCGTGAAAGTGAGGCACAAGACACGGGAAATTCGAAACAGAAAAGGGCGGAACGGGCAGAGCAGGCTCTCACTGAAGCATGGCGAGAAGGCGGAGAGGAGCCTGCAGGCCgggggcggcagcagcagcagcagcgggtCCGTCAAGCAGCTGTGCAGGCGGGGTAGGAGGCCGCTGAAGGAGCCGGGGCGAAGAGACACTGGGAGCACTGAGGGGAGGGACCTGTGTGCAGAAAGCAGGAACGACAGAGAGTACAAGGAGGAGCCGCTGTGGTACACCGAGCCGATTGCGgagtattttgttcctttgagCAGAAAAAGTAAACTAGAGACCACATACCGAAACAGACAAGACACAAGTGATCTGACATCTGAGGCAGTAGATGAATTGTCTGAATCAGTGCACGGTCTGTGTATCAGCAACAATAATATTCATAAAACATACCTCGCAGCGGGTACTTTCATTGATGGTCATTTTGTAGAAATGCCTGCAGTTATAAATGAGGACCTTGACCTCACTGGGACCTCATTCTGTTCTCTACCAGAGGACAACAGATACTTGGATGATATTCATCTGTCAGAATTAACGCACTTCTATGAAGTGGATATTGACCAATCCATGTTGGATCCTGGTGCCTCAGAAACAATGCAAGGAGAAAGTCGGATTTTGAATATGATTcgacagaaaagcaaagagaaaacagattttgaggCAGAATGTTGCATAGTGttagatggaatggagttgcaaggGGAACGTGCAATATGGACAGATTCCACCAGCTCTGTGGGCGCCGAGGGCTTCTTCCTACAAGACCTTGGCAATCTGGCTCAGTTTTGGGAGTGCTGTTCGTCCAGCTCTGGCGATGCCGATGGAGAGAGCTTTGGAGGAGACTCTCCTATTAGACTCTCCCCGATCTTAGACAGCACGGCGCTCAGTCCACATTTGCTTGCTGGCAATCAAGAGCTCTTTTCAGATATTAATGAAGGATCTGGCATAaactcttgtttttcagtgtttGAAGTGCAATGCAGTAATTCtgttttaccattttcttttgaaacactcaatttgggaaatgaaaatacagattctAGTGCTAATATGCTTGGGAAAACACAGTCTAGATTGCTAATATGGACCAAAAATAGTGCctttgaagaaaatgaacactGTTCTAATCTTTCAACGAGAACTTGTAGTCCATGGTCCCATTCAGAAGAAACACGTTCAGACAATGAGACATTAAATATTCAGTTTGAAGAATCCACACAGTTTAATGCAGATGATATTAATTATGTAGTTCCTAGAGTCTCGTCAAATTATGTAGATGAAGAACTTCTAGATTTTTTGCAAGATGAAACTTGCCAGCAAAACAGAACTTTAGGAGAAATTCCAACgttggttttcaaaaaaaaatctaaactagAATCTGTCTGTGGTATTCAGCTggaacaaaaaccagaaaacaaaaccttTGAAACTACACATGTTTGTAGTGAAAGCAGTCCTCATGGAGATGGCTACAGCTCAGGGGTAATTAAAGACATTTGGACAAAGATGGCAGACAGAAACTCTGTAGCTACGGTAGAAACAGAGAGAATTGATGACGAGTTGTTTTCGACAGATGTAAATAACTACTGCTGCTGTTTGGACGCCGAAGCTGAAGTGGAGCCACTCCAGGAGCCCAGTAAGGCCGTGCAGAGATCAGAGTACCACCTGTGGGAGGGGCAGAAGGAGAACCTGGAGAAGGGGGCTTTTGTTTCTGGTGAGCTGTCAAAGGTGGACGGCGGTGATTATACCACCCCCTCTAAACCTTGGGATGTGGCCCAGGATAAAGAGAACTCCTTCATTCTCGGAGGAGTTTATGGAGAGCTCAAATCCTTTAACAGCGATGGGGAGTGGGCAGTTGTGCCGCCCGGCCACACGAAAGGAAGTTTGTTACAGTGTGCAGCTTCCGACGTGGTGACAATAGCTGGTACAGATGTCTTTATGACCCCAGGGAACAGCTTTGCTCCTGGCCACAGGCAGTTATGGAAGCCCTTCATGTCATTTGAACAGAATGATCAGCCGAAGACTGGGGAAAATGGGTTGAATAAGggattttcttttatcttccatGAAGACTTACTAGGAGCTTGTGGTAACTTTCAAGTTGAAGATCCTGGACTTGAATATTCATTCTCTTCCTTTGACTTAAGCAATCCATTTTCACAAGTTCTTCATGTAGAATGTTCATTTGAACCTGAAGGGATTGCATCTTTCAGCCCTAGTTTTAAACCGAAATCAATCCTCTGCTCTGATTCAGACAGTGAAGTGTTCCACCCCAGGATATGTGGCGTTGACAGAACACAGTACAGGGCCATCCGCATCTCTCCTAGGACTCACTTTCGCCCAATTTCTGCATCTGAACTGTCCCCAGGAGGAGGAAGCGAGTCAGAATTTGAATCTGAAAAAGATGAAGCAGCCATTCCCATTCCTTCTCAAGTTGATGCATTTGAAGATCCACAGGCAGATCTCAAACCACTGgaagaagatgcagagaaagaagGCCATTACTATGGAAAATTAGAGCTTGAGTCTGGAAAATTCCTTCCCAGGTTAAAAAAGTCCGGAATGGAAAAGAGTGCTCAGACATCACTGGATTCCCAGGAGGAATCAGCTGGGATTCTGCCAGGAGGAAAGCAGAATCCGTGTTTGGAGTGTAGCATGAATGACGCTCTGGAAATCGATCTAGAAAGCTCAGAAGCAAATTGTAAAATAATGGCACAATGTGAggaagaaattaataatttttgcAGTTGCAAAGCAGGTTGTCAGTTGCCTGCTTATGAAGATAACCCAGTTTCTTCAGGACAGCTGCACGAG TTGCCTGTATTGAACACTGATGTACAAGGAATGAATACAAGTCAAGAAAAACAGACCTGGTGGGAAAAAGCCTTGTACTCTCCTCTTTTTCCTGCGTCAGAGTGTGAAG AATGTTATACAAATGCCAAGGGAGAGAATGGTATAGAAGAATATCCAGATGTTAAAGAAATACCCAGTAATGAAGAGCGTCTGTTAGATTTTAATAGG GTGTCTTCTGTTTATGAAGCAAGGTGTACAGGAGAGAGAAATTCTGGAGCAAAATCAAACGGCTTCCGCAGAAAGATGTACTCCAGCGCCAGCTCCAACTCGGAGGACACGGGCTCGGAAGGCGGAGGCGAGTGGGTGGACCCCAGCGAAGAGGACCTCTTTTCTCGAACTCATCTCTAA